The Episyrphus balteatus chromosome 4, idEpiBalt1.1, whole genome shotgun sequence genome includes a window with the following:
- the LOC129919960 gene encoding serine-rich adhesin for platelets-like isoform X5 — translation MFRLLILTVVLINLQVGLTTASNICEILADGTKFLDPDDCHGYFVCLSGRKFQQYCAPGWKFDENSNTCVWGKCPVCHIQPPTTIVPDHVEATTAKVTLPPETTTENVSEPAQTNSSDHPTITVTSDSPIAEQSTEIEGSSELTTPPSVETTVSSDSSTAAQSTEGASSSSPADSSTITEPIESTVTSAPSTAAQTTEGASSSSPAESSTVTEPIESTVTSDSSTAAQTTEGASSSSPAESSSVTEPIESTVTSDSSTAAQTTEGASSSSPAESSTVTEPIESTVTSDSSTEAQTTEGASSSSPAESSTVTEPIESTVTSDSSTAAQTTEGASSSSPAESSTVTEPIESTVTSDSSTAAQTTEGASSSSPAESSTVTEPIESTVTSDSSTAAQTTEGASSSSPAESSTVTEPIESTVTSDSSTAAQTTEGASSSSPAESSTVTEPIESTVTSDSSTAAQTTEGASSSSPAESSTVTEPIESTVTSDSSTAAQTTEGASSSSPAESSTVTEPIESTVTSDSSTAAQTTEGASSSSPAESSTVTEPIESTVTSDSSTAAQTTEGASSSSPAESSTVTEPIESTVTSAPSTAAQTTEGASSFSPAESSTVTEPIESTVTSDSSTAAQTTEGASSSSPAESSTVTEPIESTVTSDSSTAAQTTEGASSSSPAESSTITEPIESTVTSDSSTTEQSTEGASSSSPAESSTITEPIESTVTSDSSTTEQSTEGASSSSPADSSTITEPIESTVTSDSSTTEQSTEGASSSSPADSSTITEPIESTVTSDSSTEAQTTEGASSSSPAESSTVTEPIESTVTSDSSTAAQTTEGASSSSPAESSTVTEPIESTVTSDSSTAAQTTEGASSSSPAESSTVTEPIESTVTSAPSTAAQTTEGASSSSPAESSTVTEPIESTVTSDSSTAAQTTEGASSSSPAESSTVTEPIESTVTSDSSTAAQTTEGASSSSPAESSTVTEPIESTVTSDSSTAAQTTEGASSSSPAESSTVTEPIESTVTSDSSTAAQTTEGASSSSPAESSTVTEPIESTVTSDSSTEAQTTEGSSSPAESSTVTEPIESTVTSDSSTAAQITEGSSSSSPADSSSTTEPIESTVTSAPSTAAQTTEGASSSSPADSSFITDPIESTVTPDSSTAAQTTEGASSSSPVESTTAESVESTVTSAPSTAAPSTGGASSPSPVESTSAESVESTVTSASSTAQQTTEDSSSHELTTTSAIDTTTDSTSSEETSPEQSSSTSGPTEIVTESVSDSTSEVSAESRIQDPQPLVNCKNIANGTFIADPDHCSRFWMCQNEIPIKFVCQAGMWFDSSRKICQYTNYVDCPANVD, via the exons GTACTGAAATTGAAGGGTCATCCGAATTAACTACCCCTCCTTCAGTTGAGACAACCGTGTCTTCAGACTCGTCAACAGCAGCACAGAGCACTGAAGGTGCAAGTTCATCCAGCCCAGCTGACTCGTCTACCATCACTGAGCCGATTGAGTCTACAGTGACTTCAGCCCCATCAACAGCAGCACAGACCACTGAAGGGGCAAGTTCATCCAGCCCTGCTGAATCATCTACCGTCACTGAGCCGATTGAGTCTACAGTGACTTCAGACTCATCAACAGCAGCACAGACCACTGAAGGGGCAAGTTCATCAAGCCCTGCTGAATCATCTTCCGTCACTGAGCCTATTGAGTCTACAGTGACTTCAGACTCATCAACAGCAGCACAGACCACTGAAGGTGCAAGTTCATCCAGCCCTGCTGAATCATCTACCGTCACTGAGCCGATTGAGTCTACAGTGACTTCAGACTCATCAACAGAAGCACAGACCACTGAAGGGGCAAGTTCATCCAGCCCTGCTGAATCATCTACCGTCACTGAGCCGATTGAATCTACAGTGACTTCAGACTCATCAACAGCAGCACAGACCACTGAAGGTGCAAGTTCATCCAGCCCTGCTGAATCATCTACCGTCACTGAGCCGATTGAATCTACAGTGACTTCAGACTCATCAACAGCAGCACAGACCACTGAAGGGGCAAGTTCATCCAGCCCTGCTGAATCATCTACCGTCACTGAGCCGATTGAGTCTACAGTGACTTCAGACTCATCAACAGCAGCACAGACCACTGAAGGGGCAAGTTCATCAAGCCCTGCTGAATCATCTACCGTCACTGAGCCTATTGAGTCTACAGTGACTTCAGACTCATCAACAGCAGCACAGACCACTGAAGGTGCAAGTTCATCCAGCCCTGCTGAATCATCTACCGTCACTGAGCCGATTGAATCTACAGTGACTTCAGACTCATCAACAGCAGCACAGACCACTGAAGGTGCAAGTTCATCCAGCCCTGCTGAATCATCTACCGTCACTGAGCCGATTGAGTCTACAGTGACTTCAGACTCATCAACAGCAGCACAGACCACTGAAGGGGCAAGTTCATCAAGCCCTGCTGAATCATCTACCGTCACTGAGCCTATTGAGTCTACAGTGACTTCAGACTCATCAACAGCAGCACAGACCACTGAAG GGGCAAGTTCATCCAGCCCTGCTGAATCATCTACCGTCACTGAGCCTATTGAGTCTACAGTGACTTCAGACTCATCAACAGCAGCACAGACCACTGAAG GGGCAAGTTCATCCAGCCCTGCTGAATCATCTACCGTCACTGAGCCGATTGAGTCTACTGTTACTTCAGCCCCATCAACAGCAGCACAGACCACTGAAGGTGCAAGTTCATTCAGCCCTGCTGAATCATCTACCGTCACTGAGCCGATTGAGTCTACAGTGACTTCAGATTCATCAACAGCAGCACAGACCACTGAAGGGGCAAGTTCATCCAGCCCTGCTGAATCATCTACCGTCACTGAGCCGATTGAGTCTACAGTGACTTCAGACTCATCAACAGCAGCACAGACCACTGAAGGGGCAAGTTCATCCAGCCCTGCTGAATCATCTACCATCACTGAGCCGATTGAGTCTACAGTGACTTCAGACTCATCAACAACAGAACAGAGTACTGAAGGTGCAAGTTCATCCAGCCCTGCTGAATCATCTACCATCACTGAGCCGATTGAATCTACAGTGACTTCAGACTCATCAACAACAGAACAGAGTACTGAAGGTGCAAGTTCATCCAGCCCTGCTGACTCATCTACCATCACTGAGCCGATTGAGTCTACAGTGACTTCAGACTCATCAACAACAGAACAGAGTACTGAAGGTGCAAGTTCATCCAGCCCTGCTGACTCATCTACCATCACTGAGCCGATTGAATCTACAGTGACTTCAGACTCATCAACAGAAGCACAGACCACTGAAGGGGCAAGTTCATCCAGCCCTGCTGAATCATCTACCGTCACTGAGCCTATTGAGTCTACAGTGACTTCAGACTCATCAACAGCAGCACAGACCACTGAAGGGGCAAGTTCATCCAGCCCTGCTGAATCATCTACCGTCACTGAGCCGATTGAGTCTACAGTGACTTCAGACTCATCAACAGCAGCACAGACCACTGAAGGGGCAAGTTCATCCAGCCCTGCTGAATCATCTACCGTCACTGAGCCGATTGAGTCTACTGTTACTTCAGCCCCATCAACAGCAGCACAGACCACTGAAGGTGCAAGTTCATCCAGCCCTGCTGAATCATCTACCGTCACTGAGCCGATTGAGTCTACAGTGACTTCAGATTCATCAACAGCAGCACAGACCACTGAAGGTGCAAGTTCATCCAGCCCTGCTGAATCATCTACCGTCACTGAGCCGATTGAGTCTACAGTGACTTCAGACTCATCAACAGCAGCACAGACCACTGAAGGGGCAAGTTCATCCAGCCCTGCTGAATCATCTACCGTCACTGAGCCGATTGAGTCTACAGTGACTTCAGATTCATCAACAGCAGCACAGACCACTGAAGGTGCAAGTTCATCCAGCCCTGCTGAATCATCTACCGTCACTGAGCCGATTGAGTCTACAGTGACTTCAGACTCATCAACAGCAGCACAGACCACTGAAGGGGCAAGTTCATCCAGCCCTGCTGAATCATCTACCGTCACTGAGCCGATTGAGTCTACAGTGACTTCAGACTCATCAACAGAAGCACAGACCACTGAAGGTTCATCCAGCCCAGCTGAATCATCTACCGTCACTGAGCCGATTGAGTCTACAGTGACTTCAGACTCATCAACAGCAGCACAGATCACTGAAGGATCAAGTTCATCCAGCCCTGCTGACTCATCTTCTACCACTGAGCCGATTGAGTCTACAGTGACTTCAGCCCCATCAACAGCAGCACAGACCACTGAAGGTGCAAGTTCATCCAGCCCTGCTGACTCATCTTTCATCACTGACCCGATTGAGTCTACAGTGACTCCAGATTCATCAACAGCAGCACAGACCACTGAAGGTGCAAGTTCATCAAGCCCAGTGGAGTCGACTACTGCTGAATCAGTTGAGTCTACTGTGACTTCAGCCCCATCGACAGCAGCGCCAAGCACTGGAGGTGCAAGTTCACCCAGCCCAGTGGAGTCGACTTCCGCTGAATCAGTTGAGTCGACAGTGACTTCAGCCTCATCAACTGCACAGCAAACCACTGAAGATTCAAGTTCACACGAATTAACTACCACTTCTGCGATTGACACCACTACCGACTCTACATCATCAGAGGAAACGTCACCAGAACAAAGTTCGTCAACTTCAGGGCCAACTGAAATTGTAACCGAATCTGTTTCTGACTCAACTTCAGAAGTGTCTGCAGAATCAAGAATACAAGACCCACAACCCCTTGTCAACTGCAAAAACATTGCCAATGGAACCTTCATTGCTGACCCTGATCACTGTAGCAGATTCTGGATGTGTCAAAACGAAATTCCTATTAAATTCGTTTGTCAAGCAGGCATGTGGTTCGATAGTTCTAGAAAAATCTGTCAATATACCAATTATGTTGATTGTCCAGCAAATGTCGACTAA
- the LOC129919960 gene encoding serine-rich adhesin for platelets-like isoform X3 — translation MFRLLILTVVLINLQVGLTTASNICEILADGTKFLDPDDCHGYFVCLSGRKFQQYCAPGWKFDENSNTCVWGKCPVCHIQPPTTIVPDHVEATTAKVTLPPETTTENVSEPAQTNSSDHPTITVTSDSPIAEQSTEIEGSSELTTPPSVETTVSSDSSTAAQSTEGASSSSPADSSTITEPIESTVTSAPSTAAQTTEGASSSSPAESSTVTEPIESTVTSDSSTAAQTTEGASSSSPAESSSVTEPIESTVTSDSSTAAQTTEGASSSSPAESSTVTEPIESTVTSDSSTEAQTTEGASSSSPAESSTVTEPIESTVTSDSSTAAQTTEGASSSSPAESSTVTEPIESTVTSDSSTAAQTTEGASSSSPAESSTVTEPIESTVTSDSSTAAQTTEGASSSSPAESSTVTEPIESTVTSDSSTAAQTTEGASSSSPAESSTVTEPIESTVTSDSSTAAQTTEGASSSSPAESSTVTEPIESTVTSDSSTAAQTTEGASSSSPAESSTVTEPIESTVTSDSSTAAQTTEGASSSSPAESSTVTEPIESTVTSDSSTAAQTTEGASSSSPAESSTITEPIESTVTSDSSTAAQTTEGASSSSPAESSTVTEPIESTVTSAPSTAAQTTEGASSFSPAESSTVTEPIESTVTSDSSTAAQTTEGASSSSPAESSTVTEPIESTVTSDSSTAAQTTEGASSSSPAESSTITEPIESTVTSDSSTTEQSTEGASSSSPAESSTITEPIESTVTSDSSTTEQSTEGASSSSPADSSTITEPIESTVTSDSSTTEQSTEGASSSSPADSSTITEPIESTVTSDSSTEAQTTEGASSSSPAESSTVTEPIESTVTSDSSTAAQTTEGASSSSPAESSTVTEPIESTVTSDSSTAAQTTEGASSSSPAESSTVTEPIESTVTSAPSTAAQTTEGASSSSPAESSTVTEPIESTVTSDSSTAAQTTEGASSSSPAESSTVTEPIESTVTSDSSTAAQTTEGASSSSPAESSTVTEPIESTVTSDSSTAAQTTEGASSSSPAESSTVTEPIESTVTSDSSTAAQTTEGASSSSPAESSTVTEPIESTVTSDSSTEAQTTEGSSSPAESSTVTEPIESTVTSDSSTAAQITEGSSSSSPADSSSTTEPIESTVTSAPSTAAQTTEGASSSSPADSSFITDPIESTVTPDSSTAAQTTEGASSSSPVESTTAESVESTVTSAPSTAAPSTGGASSPSPVESTSAESVESTVTSASSTAQQTTEDSSSHELTTTSAIDTTTDSTSSEETSPEQSSSTSGPTEIVTESVSDSTSEVSAESRIQDPQPLVNCKNIANGTFIADPDHCSRFWMCQNEIPIKFVCQAGMWFDSSRKICQYTNYVDCPANVD, via the exons GTACTGAAATTGAAGGGTCATCCGAATTAACTACCCCTCCTTCAGTTGAGACAACCGTGTCTTCAGACTCGTCAACAGCAGCACAGAGCACTGAAGGTGCAAGTTCATCCAGCCCAGCTGACTCGTCTACCATCACTGAGCCGATTGAGTCTACAGTGACTTCAGCCCCATCAACAGCAGCACAGACCACTGAAGGGGCAAGTTCATCCAGCCCTGCTGAATCATCTACCGTCACTGAGCCGATTGAGTCTACAGTGACTTCAGACTCATCAACAGCAGCACAGACCACTGAAGGGGCAAGTTCATCAAGCCCTGCTGAATCATCTTCCGTCACTGAGCCTATTGAGTCTACAGTGACTTCAGACTCATCAACAGCAGCACAGACCACTGAAGGTGCAAGTTCATCCAGCCCTGCTGAATCATCTACCGTCACTGAGCCGATTGAGTCTACAGTGACTTCAGACTCATCAACAGAAGCACAGACCACTGAAGGGGCAAGTTCATCCAGCCCTGCTGAATCATCTACCGTCACTGAGCCGATTGAATCTACAGTGACTTCAGACTCATCAACAGCAGCACAGACCACTGAAGGTGCAAGTTCATCCAGCCCTGCTGAATCATCTACCGTCACTGAGCCGATTGAATCTACAGTGACTTCAGACTCATCAACAGCAGCACAGACCACTGAAGGGGCAAGTTCATCCAGCCCTGCTGAATCATCTACCGTCACTGAGCCGATTGAGTCTACAGTGACTTCAGACTCATCAACAGCAGCACAGACCACTGAAGGGGCAAGTTCATCAAGCCCTGCTGAATCATCTACCGTCACTGAGCCTATTGAGTCTACAGTGACTTCAGACTCATCAACAGCAGCACAGACCACTGAAGGTGCAAGTTCATCCAGCCCTGCTGAATCATCTACCGTCACTGAGCCGATTGAATCTACAGTGACTTCAGACTCATCAACAGCAGCACAGACCACTGAAGGTGCAAGTTCATCCAGCCCTGCTGAATCATCTACCGTCACTGAGCCGATTGAGTCTACAGTGACTTCAGACTCATCAACAGCAGCACAGACCACTGAAGGGGCAAGTTCATCAAGCCCTGCTGAATCATCTACCGTCACTGAGCCTATTGAGTCTACAGTGACTTCAGACTCATCAACAGCAGCACAGACCACTGAAG GGGCAAGTTCATCCAGCCCTGCTGAATCATCTACCGTCACTGAGCCTATTGAGTCTACAGTGACTTCAGACTCATCAACAGCAGCACAGACCACTGAAG GGGCAAGTTCATCCAGCCCTGCTGAATCATCTACCATCACTGAGCCGATTGAATCTACAGTGACTTCAGACTCATCAACAGCAGCACAGACCACTGAAGGGGCAAGTTCATCCAGCCCTGCTGAATCATCTACCGTCACTGAGCCGATTGAGTCTACTGTTACTTCAGCCCCATCAACAGCAGCACAGACCACTGAAGGTGCAAGTTCATTCAGCCCTGCTGAATCATCTACCGTCACTGAGCCGATTGAGTCTACAGTGACTTCAGATTCATCAACAGCAGCACAGACCACTGAAGGGGCAAGTTCATCCAGCCCTGCTGAATCATCTACCGTCACTGAGCCGATTGAGTCTACAGTGACTTCAGACTCATCAACAGCAGCACAGACCACTGAAGGGGCAAGTTCATCCAGCCCTGCTGAATCATCTACCATCACTGAGCCGATTGAGTCTACAGTGACTTCAGACTCATCAACAACAGAACAGAGTACTGAAGGTGCAAGTTCATCCAGCCCTGCTGAATCATCTACCATCACTGAGCCGATTGAATCTACAGTGACTTCAGACTCATCAACAACAGAACAGAGTACTGAAGGTGCAAGTTCATCCAGCCCTGCTGACTCATCTACCATCACTGAGCCGATTGAGTCTACAGTGACTTCAGACTCATCAACAACAGAACAGAGTACTGAAGGTGCAAGTTCATCCAGCCCTGCTGACTCATCTACCATCACTGAGCCGATTGAATCTACAGTGACTTCAGACTCATCAACAGAAGCACAGACCACTGAAGGGGCAAGTTCATCCAGCCCTGCTGAATCATCTACCGTCACTGAGCCTATTGAGTCTACAGTGACTTCAGACTCATCAACAGCAGCACAGACCACTGAAGGGGCAAGTTCATCCAGCCCTGCTGAATCATCTACCGTCACTGAGCCGATTGAGTCTACAGTGACTTCAGACTCATCAACAGCAGCACAGACCACTGAAGGGGCAAGTTCATCCAGCCCTGCTGAATCATCTACCGTCACTGAGCCGATTGAGTCTACTGTTACTTCAGCCCCATCAACAGCAGCACAGACCACTGAAGGTGCAAGTTCATCCAGCCCTGCTGAATCATCTACCGTCACTGAGCCGATTGAGTCTACAGTGACTTCAGATTCATCAACAGCAGCACAGACCACTGAAGGTGCAAGTTCATCCAGCCCTGCTGAATCATCTACCGTCACTGAGCCGATTGAGTCTACAGTGACTTCAGACTCATCAACAGCAGCACAGACCACTGAAGGGGCAAGTTCATCCAGCCCTGCTGAATCATCTACCGTCACTGAGCCGATTGAGTCTACAGTGACTTCAGATTCATCAACAGCAGCACAGACCACTGAAGGTGCAAGTTCATCCAGCCCTGCTGAATCATCTACCGTCACTGAGCCGATTGAGTCTACAGTGACTTCAGACTCATCAACAGCAGCACAGACCACTGAAGGGGCAAGTTCATCCAGCCCTGCTGAATCATCTACCGTCACTGAGCCGATTGAGTCTACAGTGACTTCAGACTCATCAACAGAAGCACAGACCACTGAAGGTTCATCCAGCCCAGCTGAATCATCTACCGTCACTGAGCCGATTGAGTCTACAGTGACTTCAGACTCATCAACAGCAGCACAGATCACTGAAGGATCAAGTTCATCCAGCCCTGCTGACTCATCTTCTACCACTGAGCCGATTGAGTCTACAGTGACTTCAGCCCCATCAACAGCAGCACAGACCACTGAAGGTGCAAGTTCATCCAGCCCTGCTGACTCATCTTTCATCACTGACCCGATTGAGTCTACAGTGACTCCAGATTCATCAACAGCAGCACAGACCACTGAAGGTGCAAGTTCATCAAGCCCAGTGGAGTCGACTACTGCTGAATCAGTTGAGTCTACTGTGACTTCAGCCCCATCGACAGCAGCGCCAAGCACTGGAGGTGCAAGTTCACCCAGCCCAGTGGAGTCGACTTCCGCTGAATCAGTTGAGTCGACAGTGACTTCAGCCTCATCAACTGCACAGCAAACCACTGAAGATTCAAGTTCACACGAATTAACTACCACTTCTGCGATTGACACCACTACCGACTCTACATCATCAGAGGAAACGTCACCAGAACAAAGTTCGTCAACTTCAGGGCCAACTGAAATTGTAACCGAATCTGTTTCTGACTCAACTTCAGAAGTGTCTGCAGAATCAAGAATACAAGACCCACAACCCCTTGTCAACTGCAAAAACATTGCCAATGGAACCTTCATTGCTGACCCTGATCACTGTAGCAGATTCTGGATGTGTCAAAACGAAATTCCTATTAAATTCGTTTGTCAAGCAGGCATGTGGTTCGATAGTTCTAGAAAAATCTGTCAATATACCAATTATGTTGATTGTCCAGCAAATGTCGACTAA